In Planctomycetota bacterium, the genomic window CGTCGCCTTGAACCGGGCCTTCACGGAGACTTGTGCATGGACCAAGGGGCCAAACCCAACTCGGGAGAACGCGACGAGCGCCTCGCCCTCCCAAGCGAGCTGCCGATCCTTCCGCTGATGAACGCGGTGATCTACCCGAACATGGTTGCCCCGCTGATGGTGCAGCGCGAGAAGTCGCTGCACTGCATTGACGACGTGGCGCCGCGCGAGCCGAAGCTGCTTGGCCTTTTCGCCCAGAAGACGGCCAGCGAGGAGGAGCCGACGGGCGAATCGCTCCACCGGGTGGGCACCGCCGGCCTGCTTCTCCAGATGCTCAAGATGCCCGACGGCGGCGCGCGGATCATCGTGCGTGGCATGGAGCGCATCCGCATCGTCGAGATCGTGCGCGAGGAGCCGCACATTGTCGCCCGCGTCGAGCGGGTCGAGGAGACCGTGACCGACTCCGTCGAACTCCAGGCCCTGTCGCGGTCGGTCGTCGAGCTCTTCCAGAAGATCGTGTCGCTCGTGCCCAACGTGCCCGACGAGGTGAAAGTGATCCTCGTCAACATCACCGATCCCGGGCGGCTGGCCGACTTCGTCGCGGCCAACCTCAGCCTGCCGCTGGAAGAGCGCCAGGCGATCCTGGAGGCCGCCAACGTGCGTGAGCGCCTCCAGCGCGTCGTGGGCCTGCTCGCGCGCGAGGTGGAGACCCTCGAGGTGGCCTCGCGGATTCAGACCCAGGTCCAGGACGAGATGGGCAAGACCCAGCGCGAGTACTACCTCCGCGAACAGATGAAGGCCATCCAGAAGGAGCTGGGCCAGGACGACGAGCACTCCTCGGAGATCGCCGAATTGCGCCGGAAGCTCGACGAGGCGAAGCTCCCCGAGGAGGCCCGCAAGGAGGCCGATCAGGAACTCGACCGCCTGAGCAAGATCCCGCCCTCGTCGGCCGAGTACACGGTGGTGCGCACTCATCTGGACTGGCTGATCGCGCTCCCGTGGAGCATCGCGACGGAGGATAACCTGGACATCGTCCGCGCGAGTTCCGTGCTGGATGAGGATCACCACGACCTGGCCAAGGTGAAGGACCGGATCCTGGAGTTTCTGGCGGTGCGGAAGCTCAAGCCTGAAGGCAAGGGGCCGATCCTGTGCTTCGTGGGACCCCCCGGCGTGGGCAAGACCTCGCTCGGCCGCTCCATCGCGCGGGCGATGGAGCGCAAGTTCATCCGAATGTCGCTCGGCGGCGTGCGCGATGAGGCCGAGATCCGCGGCCACCGCCGCACCTACATCGGCGCCCTGCCCGGACGCATCATCCAGGGCATCCGGCGCGCCGGCTCGCGCAACCCCGTGTTCATGCTCGACGAGGTGGACAAGCTGGGCGCCGACTTCCGCGGGGACCCCTCTGCCGCGCTCCTCGAAGTGCTCGACCCCGAACAAAACTTCAGCTTCTCCGACCACTACATTGACGTGGCCTTCGACCTCTCGAAGGTGATGTTCATCACCACCGCCAACCTGCTCGACCCCGTGCCCGCCGCGCTCCGGGACCGCATGGAAGTCATCGAACTCCCCGGCTACGCCGAGCACGACAAGATGATCATCGCCCGGACCTATCTCGTGCCCCGGCAGGTGGATGAGAACGGCCTGAAGGGCAAGGGCGTGAAGCTCGAGGACGACGCCCTCCGCCGCATCATCCGCGAGTACACCCGGGAGGCCGGCGTGCGGAACCTCGAACGAGAGATCGGCACCGTGTGCCGAAAGCTCGCGAAGCAGGTGGCCGAGGGCAAGGGCGGCAAACTCACGGTCAAGGCGGCCGCCATCCCCAGATTCCTCGGCCCGCCCAAGTTCGAGCTGGAGGCCCGCGAGCGCCTCAAGGAGCCCGGCATCGCCATCGGGCTCGTGTGGACCGCCACCGGCGGCGATATCCTCTTCATCGAGTCGTCCATCATGGCCGGCAAGAGCAGCCTCACCCTCACCGGGCAACTCGGCGACGTGATCAAGGAGTCCGCCCAGGCCGCCCTCACCTATATTCGCGCCCACGCGCATCACCTGGGCATCCAGCCCGACTTCTTCAAGGACCACGACATCCACGTCCATTTCCCGGCGGGCGCCATCCCCAAGGACGGGCCGTCGGCCGGCGTCACCATCGCGGCCTCTCTTGTCTCGCTGCTGAGTGGCCGGCGCGTGCGCAGCGACACGGCAATGACCGGCGAGATCACCCTCCGCGGGCGCGTGCTGCCGGTGGGCGGCATCAAGGAGAAGGTCCTTGCTGCCCATCGCGCCGGCCTGCGACGCATCGTGCTGCCCAAGCGCAACCTCAAGGACCTGGAGGACGTTCCCCAGGCCATCCGCGACGAACTCGAGATCGTTCCCGCAGAGACCCTCGAGGACGTCCTTTCCGCCACAATCCGAAACCACGCCCACGCGCAGAAACGGAGCGCCCCGGCCACCAAGTGACGCGTGACGCGCGCCTTCCGACGCCGCGGTTCCCGATCCACCATCCGCAATCCGAACTCCACGATGAGCACGGTCATCCTCAAGCGCGGTCGGGCCAAACCCTTCTTCTACGGCCACCCCTGGGTCTTCTCCGGCTCTGTCGCCCGCTTCGAGGGCGCACCCGCCGATGGCGAACTGGTGACCGTGGTGGACGACCGCGGCAACTTCGTAGCGAAGGGCTTCTATAACGGCCGCTCGCAGATTCGCGTGCGCCTCGCCACCTGGAATCCCGAGGAGACCGTGGACGCCGAGTACTTCGAGCGCCGCCTGCGCCTCGCCGTCGCGCTTCGCGAGCACACGCTCGGTCTCCCCGCCCACACCGACGC contains:
- the lon gene encoding endopeptidase La; its protein translation is MDQGAKPNSGERDERLALPSELPILPLMNAVIYPNMVAPLMVQREKSLHCIDDVAPREPKLLGLFAQKTASEEEPTGESLHRVGTAGLLLQMLKMPDGGARIIVRGMERIRIVEIVREEPHIVARVERVEETVTDSVELQALSRSVVELFQKIVSLVPNVPDEVKVILVNITDPGRLADFVAANLSLPLEERQAILEAANVRERLQRVVGLLAREVETLEVASRIQTQVQDEMGKTQREYYLREQMKAIQKELGQDDEHSSEIAELRRKLDEAKLPEEARKEADQELDRLSKIPPSSAEYTVVRTHLDWLIALPWSIATEDNLDIVRASSVLDEDHHDLAKVKDRILEFLAVRKLKPEGKGPILCFVGPPGVGKTSLGRSIARAMERKFIRMSLGGVRDEAEIRGHRRTYIGALPGRIIQGIRRAGSRNPVFMLDEVDKLGADFRGDPSAALLEVLDPEQNFSFSDHYIDVAFDLSKVMFITTANLLDPVPAALRDRMEVIELPGYAEHDKMIIARTYLVPRQVDENGLKGKGVKLEDDALRRIIREYTREAGVRNLEREIGTVCRKLAKQVAEGKGGKLTVKAAAIPRFLGPPKFELEARERLKEPGIAIGLVWTATGGDILFIESSIMAGKSSLTLTGQLGDVIKESAQAALTYIRAHAHHLGIQPDFFKDHDIHVHFPAGAIPKDGPSAGVTIAASLVSLLSGRRVRSDTAMTGEITLRGRVLPVGGIKEKVLAAHRAGLRRIVLPKRNLKDLEDVPQAIRDELEIVPAETLEDVLSATIRNHAHAQKRSAPATK